In one Methylocaldum szegediense genomic region, the following are encoded:
- a CDS encoding carbon-nitrogen hydrolase family protein, with product MTQTLIAAVQLTSTPDVATNLASAGSLIERAADSGARLVVLPENVALMGHKETDKLEVAETEGSGPIQDFLAEIAAKYRVWLVGGTIPIRAPSGKVYAASPVYDDEGRRVARYDKIHLFDVDVPGSREQYRESNTIEPGDTPLVFDTPFGRLGVAVCYDLRFPELFRYLAAQGLDILALPSAFTAATGKAHWDVLVRARAVENLCYVVAANQGGTHPNGRETYGHSMVVDPWGSVLAQLGTEPGVALAEVSLRRIEEVRTTFPSLRHRRIGVDRTFSARAG from the coding sequence ATGACCCAAACACTCATCGCTGCCGTACAACTGACTTCCACCCCGGACGTGGCCACCAACCTGGCTTCGGCCGGATCTCTGATCGAACGAGCCGCCGATTCCGGCGCCCGGCTGGTAGTCCTCCCGGAAAACGTCGCCCTCATGGGCCACAAGGAAACCGACAAGCTCGAAGTGGCGGAAACCGAAGGCAGCGGGCCGATCCAAGATTTTCTGGCGGAAATCGCCGCGAAGTACCGGGTCTGGCTCGTGGGTGGCACGATCCCGATTCGGGCACCGTCAGGCAAAGTCTACGCCGCCAGTCCCGTTTACGACGACGAAGGGCGACGGGTGGCACGTTACGACAAGATTCACCTGTTCGACGTCGACGTACCCGGCAGCCGCGAGCAATACCGGGAATCCAACACTATTGAGCCGGGTGACACTCCGCTGGTGTTCGACACGCCGTTCGGCCGCCTCGGGGTTGCCGTTTGTTACGATCTGCGTTTCCCCGAATTGTTTCGGTATCTCGCGGCGCAAGGTCTCGATATCCTCGCCCTGCCGTCGGCGTTTACCGCCGCCACCGGCAAAGCGCACTGGGATGTCTTGGTACGCGCCCGCGCGGTGGAGAATCTCTGCTATGTCGTTGCCGCGAATCAAGGCGGCACTCACCCGAACGGGCGAGAAACCTACGGCCACAGCATGGTGGTGGATCCCTGGGGCTCGGTGCTGGCCCAGTTGGGCACCGAACCTGGCGTGGCGCTCGCCGAAGTATCGTTACGCCGAATCGAGGAGGTGCGGACGACGTTTCCGTCTTTACGCCACCGTCGCATAGGCGTCGATCGGACGTTTTCCG
- a CDS encoding NADH:flavin oxidoreductase/NADH oxidase: MAIPDPKSVIRPRLFSRLALRGVEFRNRVFLSPMCQYAARDGYAGDWHLVHYGARAAGGVGLVLLEATAVAPEGRISPADLGLWSDDHIPSLRRLADFIQAQGAVAGIQLAHAGRKASCDVPANGGKPLPPERGGWPIFGASALPFSSVHPTPRELDEKALADIAEDFARAAERALAAGFKVVEIHAAHGYLLHSFLSPLSNQRNDRYGGSFENRVRFPLDVVAAVRDAWPEHLPLFVRISATDWAEGGWDLDQSIRFGDQLKDFGVDLVDVSSGGLLPDAVPPLAPGYQVPFAQAIRARTDIATGAVGLITEPQQAEAVITSGSADVVFLGRELLRNPHWPLHAAAALGEEVDWPTPYIRARG, encoded by the coding sequence ATGGCGATTCCCGATCCAAAATCGGTCATCCGGCCCCGACTGTTTTCCCGACTGGCCCTGCGCGGCGTCGAATTCCGCAACCGTGTTTTCCTGTCGCCCATGTGCCAATACGCCGCCAGGGACGGTTATGCCGGCGACTGGCATCTGGTCCACTACGGCGCACGAGCTGCAGGCGGGGTTGGGCTTGTGTTGCTGGAGGCCACCGCGGTCGCGCCCGAGGGCCGTATCAGCCCGGCCGATCTGGGGTTATGGTCGGACGATCACATCCCTTCCCTGCGTAGGCTGGCGGACTTCATCCAAGCCCAAGGCGCCGTAGCAGGCATACAGCTTGCTCACGCCGGCCGGAAAGCCTCTTGCGACGTGCCGGCCAACGGCGGAAAACCCTTGCCGCCCGAGCGCGGCGGCTGGCCGATTTTCGGTGCGAGCGCTCTGCCCTTCTCTTCCGTTCACCCGACGCCGAGGGAATTGGACGAAAAGGCCCTGGCCGACATCGCCGAAGACTTCGCCAGGGCTGCCGAACGTGCGTTGGCTGCCGGATTCAAAGTGGTCGAGATCCACGCTGCGCATGGCTACTTACTGCATTCTTTTCTCTCGCCCCTGAGTAACCAGCGAAACGACCGTTACGGCGGGTCCTTTGAGAATAGGGTGCGGTTTCCGCTGGATGTGGTCGCGGCGGTTCGGGACGCGTGGCCGGAGCATCTGCCCCTGTTCGTTCGAATCTCTGCCACCGATTGGGCCGAGGGCGGCTGGGACTTGGACCAATCCATCCGCTTCGGAGATCAGCTCAAGGATTTCGGCGTGGACCTGGTGGACGTCTCGTCCGGCGGTTTACTTCCGGATGCCGTTCCGCCACTAGCACCGGGCTATCAGGTGCCGTTCGCCCAGGCAATCCGGGCACGGACAGACATCGCCACCGGTGCGGTTGGCCTCATCACCGAACCGCAGCAGGCGGAAGCGGTGATTACCTCGGGTAGCGCCGATGTCGTATTCCTCGGCAGAGAACTGCTGCGCAATCCCCATTGGCCTTTACACGCTGCGGCCGCACTCGGCGAGGAGGTCGACTGGCCGACCCCGTACATCCGAGCTCGCGGATAA
- a CDS encoding NAD(P)H-dependent oxidoreductase, whose translation MKITGISGSLGSPSRTKGLVTAIVRQLEARFRVRAHIADLSETAPLLWASGFGKDGPVEIRNLLNRIESSDVLVVGSPVYKGAYSGLYKHTFDLVDRNALRGKIVLLAATGGSDQHALVIEHHLRPLFAFFGAHTVPIGIYANESDFADYDTIANPAILIRIEQAVDQVAYLAGRSAAPAAAVA comes from the coding sequence ATGAAAATTACCGGCATATCGGGCAGCCTGGGCAGCCCGTCTCGGACCAAGGGGCTAGTGACCGCGATCGTGCGTCAATTAGAGGCGAGGTTTCGAGTCAGGGCTCATATCGCCGATCTCTCGGAAACGGCGCCATTGCTATGGGCGTCGGGCTTCGGTAAGGACGGTCCTGTCGAGATCAGAAACCTTCTAAATCGGATCGAGTCGTCCGATGTGCTGGTGGTAGGCTCGCCCGTTTACAAAGGGGCTTACTCCGGGCTTTATAAGCATACCTTCGACTTGGTGGACCGCAACGCTTTGCGCGGCAAGATCGTCCTCCTTGCGGCGACCGGCGGCAGCGATCAGCACGCGCTGGTAATCGAGCACCATCTGCGGCCGCTGTTTGCCTTTTTTGGTGCCCACACCGTTCCTATTGGGATCTACGCCAATGAATCGGACTTTGCCGATTACGACACGATCGCCAACCCAGCCATTCTGATCCGCATTGAACAGGCCGTGGACCAGGTCGCATATCTGGCGGGTCGATCGGCCGCGCCGGCGGCGGCCGTCGCTTGA